The proteins below come from a single Vicinamibacterales bacterium genomic window:
- a CDS encoding alpha/beta fold hydrolase has product MSALLIAVLVGLGALAAAAMAAIRRRPLALYGWSSRRALTRAGLRRETVITRIGAETAWRGGSGPALVLLHGAGDQAGTWSRTVAPFLPTHRVIALDLPGHGDSDPRSGPLSVGVIVDGVEAALRILLGADRAVLVGNSLGAWVALLLALRHPEMVSRVVLVNGGALRGERTDITFTPQTREEARKTIGALMGARAARAPNFVIDDLIRVCRHGPLGRLSATADQMDAFVLEGRLHEVRVPVDLLWGDQDQVFPLGYAARMIAELPAARMTVLAGCGHTPHRDAPDRFNEALAELLRRPAPEVLDAAR; this is encoded by the coding sequence ATGTCTGCGCTTCTCATCGCGGTCCTGGTCGGCCTGGGCGCGCTGGCGGCCGCGGCGATGGCCGCGATCCGCCGGCGCCCCCTCGCACTCTACGGATGGTCGTCCCGCCGCGCGCTGACCCGGGCAGGGCTGCGGCGAGAGACCGTCATCACGCGAATTGGCGCCGAGACCGCCTGGCGCGGCGGGTCCGGCCCCGCGCTGGTGCTGCTGCACGGCGCCGGCGACCAGGCCGGCACGTGGTCGCGGACGGTGGCCCCGTTTCTCCCCACCCATCGTGTCATCGCACTGGACCTCCCAGGGCACGGCGACAGCGATCCCCGGAGCGGGCCGCTCTCCGTGGGCGTCATCGTCGACGGCGTGGAGGCGGCACTCCGAATACTCCTCGGCGCGGACCGCGCGGTACTCGTCGGCAACTCGCTCGGCGCCTGGGTTGCGCTGCTGCTGGCGCTCCGCCACCCAGAGATGGTCTCTCGGGTGGTGCTCGTCAACGGTGGAGCGCTGCGCGGCGAGCGGACCGACATCACGTTCACGCCACAGACCCGCGAGGAAGCACGCAAGACCATCGGCGCGCTGATGGGGGCCCGCGCAGCGAGGGCGCCGAACTTCGTCATCGACGATCTCATTCGCGTGTGCCGGCACGGCCCGCTCGGACGCCTGAGCGCGACTGCCGACCAGATGGATGCATTCGTCCTCGAAGGCCGGTTGCACGAGGTGCGGGTGCCGGTGGACCTGCTGTGGGGCGATCAGGACCAGGTCTTCCCGCTCGGCTACGCCGCGCGGATGATCGCCGAGCTGCCCGCGGCGCGGATGACTGTGCTCGCCGGCTGCGGCCACACCCCCCACCGCGACGCGCCGGACCGGTTCAACGAGGCGCTCGCCGAACTCCTGCGCCGTCCCGCCCCAGAGGTTCTCGATGCTGCACGCTGA
- the fabG gene encoding 3-oxoacyl-ACP reductase FabG has product MSIETGLKGKVVIVTGAAAGIGRATARRFAQEGARIAAWDVADGQAAAVVSELTSAGGEAVFRKVDVTDSADVQRAVEETVAAWGRVDVLVNNAGILRDGMLVKWKDGALTGQMSDDQFQSVIDVNLKGPFICTRAVVPHMITAGGGVVLNASSVVGIYGNFGQTNYVATKAGVIGMTRTWARELGRHRIRVNAVAPGFIATEMVKQMPEKVLAAMVSKVPVGRIGNPEEIADAYVWLASDAASYVHGAVISVDGGFVAGT; this is encoded by the coding sequence GTGAGCATCGAAACCGGGTTGAAGGGCAAGGTCGTGATCGTGACGGGTGCGGCGGCGGGCATCGGCCGCGCCACGGCGCGCCGTTTCGCACAGGAAGGCGCCAGGATCGCGGCGTGGGACGTCGCGGACGGCCAGGCGGCCGCGGTCGTGAGCGAACTCACGTCCGCGGGCGGTGAGGCGGTGTTCCGCAAGGTCGACGTGACCGATTCGGCGGACGTTCAGCGGGCGGTGGAGGAAACGGTCGCCGCCTGGGGCCGCGTGGACGTTCTCGTGAACAACGCGGGCATCCTCCGGGACGGCATGCTCGTGAAATGGAAGGACGGGGCGCTCACCGGCCAGATGAGTGACGACCAGTTCCAGTCCGTCATCGACGTGAACCTCAAGGGCCCGTTCATCTGCACGCGCGCGGTGGTGCCGCACATGATCACGGCGGGCGGCGGCGTGGTCCTGAACGCCTCGTCGGTCGTCGGGATCTACGGCAATTTCGGACAGACCAACTACGTGGCGACGAAGGCCGGCGTCATCGGGATGACGCGGACGTGGGCGCGCGAGTTGGGCCGCCACAGGATTCGCGTCAATGCGGTGGCGCCCGGCTTCATCGCGACCGAGATGGTCAAGCAGATGCCCGAGAAGGTGCTCGCCGCGATGGTCAGCAAGGTGCCGGTCGGGCGGATCGGCAATCCCGAGGAGATCGCCGACGCGTACGTCTGGTTGGCATCCGACGCCGCCAGCTACGTGCACGGCGCGGTGATCTCGGTGGACGGCGGCTTCGTGGCTGGAACCTAA
- a CDS encoding ketoacyl-ACP synthase III, translating into MALQPRYARLVATGRYLPEIEVTNDELRRRFAHLPEFVDKMEASSGILTRWHAPEDWATSDVALPAARQALERADLDPMDVDMVIVGTDSPDYITPATSVVLQHKLGAKNAGTFDIGCACASFPTGLATAAGLVATNPAIKTVLVVGVYLMHKLSSPADPMGFFYGDGAGAAVLQASPEPGFLNAAFIADGAYAKHWAIFSGGTAEPATEESVRAGRTRVLFVERYPPEINHEGWPRLVRKVACEGGFELRDIDFLLFTQVRKASIELVMRDLGIPLERTHTIMDKWGYTGSACIPMALDDVLELGKIKRGDLVVFVGSGVGYNQAACAFRW; encoded by the coding sequence ATGGCTCTCCAGCCACGCTACGCGCGCTTGGTCGCCACGGGCCGGTACCTGCCGGAGATCGAGGTGACCAACGACGAACTGCGACGGCGCTTCGCGCACCTGCCGGAGTTCGTGGACAAGATGGAAGCCAGCAGCGGCATCCTCACGCGCTGGCACGCGCCGGAGGACTGGGCGACGTCCGACGTCGCCCTCCCGGCGGCCAGGCAGGCGCTCGAACGCGCCGATCTGGATCCGATGGATGTCGACATGGTCATCGTGGGGACGGATTCCCCCGACTACATCACTCCCGCCACCTCGGTGGTGCTCCAGCACAAGCTGGGCGCCAAGAACGCCGGAACGTTCGACATCGGCTGCGCGTGCGCGTCCTTCCCGACCGGGCTCGCGACGGCCGCGGGGCTCGTCGCCACCAACCCGGCGATCAAGACCGTGCTCGTGGTCGGCGTGTATCTGATGCACAAGCTGTCGAGCCCGGCGGACCCGATGGGCTTCTTCTACGGCGACGGAGCCGGCGCCGCGGTGCTCCAGGCGAGTCCGGAACCGGGATTCCTGAACGCCGCATTCATCGCCGATGGTGCGTACGCCAAGCACTGGGCGATCTTCTCGGGTGGCACCGCAGAACCCGCCACTGAGGAAAGCGTGCGCGCCGGGCGCACCAGGGTGCTCTTTGTCGAGCGGTATCCCCCGGAAATCAACCACGAGGGCTGGCCGCGTCTGGTTCGGAAGGTCGCCTGCGAGGGCGGATTCGAACTCCGGGACATCGACTTCCTGTTGTTCACGCAGGTGCGCAAGGCGTCGATCGAGCTGGTGATGCGGGACCTGGGCATCCCGCTCGAACGGACGCACACGATCATGGACAAGTGGGGCTACACTGGCTCGGCGTGCATCCCCATGGCCCTGGACGACGTACTCGAGCTTGGGAAGATCAAGCGAGGTGATCTCGTGGTCTTCGTCGGGTCCGGCGTCGGCTACAACCAGGCCGCCTGCGCATTCCGTTGGTGA
- a CDS encoding TonB-dependent receptor: MPKRPLFHFSPCLRLLLGLVLLFALVPIPADAQVNSAVIEAVVLDNTNLPLPGVTVRVNNPDTGFETTTVTGTNGLVRVPALPPGKYDVTFELQGFNSLVQKGVVVRVGQTVVLNATMQARLTETVTVTATAPVVDVHKLDSSTNIVPEQIDTLPVADRDFQRLSFIAPTVQRERGAFRFVTGGPVIGAGGNASNATILVDGVDFTDPALGLATTRFSQDAIREFRVIANRFDSEIGGSAGGALSIVTRSGTNQISGKLFGFFRDKSLRSKGELEQAKPAFSRQQVGGAIGGPLVKDRTHYFGAFEQINEDNVTLFRPQGSYKSLAADLGLPTRQSLAFLRVDHQISNSQRLATKFVYERYRQDNFRVGGVADQSQGLQLNRDNYNLNAEHTWVGGNNRLNQFYVQVASRKYVEPANSPGKMAEWFSSGNTLQTGGSIYEGLTGEGTYAEFRDTFTMHKDTKTGAHDIKVGGGWQVVKDRFLFNSYPFGLMLYLTDTRALPLAYVGGTGSADSNITTHRLAGFIQDDWAVRSNVKVNLGLRYDLDTNGNNPGFTQPTAGLTSARKRDVNNLQPRGSFTWDIGGTGQNVIRGGGGLFTGRFLLVPTHTEIQQNGLTGRITQSRYNGALFGLPASLWLSPSDPAHTGWPQKFDIALLSQDYVAPQSAQMTAGWTSRLGKTGLFLDTEFVYVHGYDEIALTDKNWPGNTNYRGVRLNTNYNQMNVYTNDGHSTYLAWVASVSGTIKGGHLITASYTLASKKNISDDFSPEFPTGYPNDPFNLEGEYGRSRSDERHRLVITSVVRLPYGMSLAPIIEYGSGQPWTKRLGYDYNGDGKNSDRPTGVGRFTMVGDSFSQVSLRFTKGFKLPGRNSVEFIAEAFNLFNTVNYNIASIDGALYTNGPTLTNPATAYVTNPNHGKYSATLPSREIQLGVRWSF; the protein is encoded by the coding sequence ATGCCGAAGCGACCGCTGTTCCACTTCTCGCCGTGCCTCCGCCTGTTGCTGGGGCTCGTGCTGCTCTTCGCGCTCGTTCCCATTCCGGCGGACGCCCAAGTGAACAGCGCGGTTATCGAAGCCGTCGTCCTCGACAACACCAACCTGCCGCTTCCCGGCGTCACGGTGCGCGTGAACAACCCCGACACCGGCTTTGAAACCACGACCGTGACCGGCACCAACGGGCTCGTGCGCGTGCCCGCCCTGCCCCCCGGCAAGTACGATGTCACCTTCGAACTCCAGGGCTTCAATTCGCTCGTCCAGAAGGGCGTCGTCGTTCGCGTCGGACAGACCGTCGTCCTCAACGCGACGATGCAGGCCAGGCTGACCGAGACGGTCACCGTCACCGCCACGGCTCCCGTCGTGGACGTACACAAGCTCGACTCCTCCACCAACATCGTCCCCGAACAGATCGACACCTTGCCGGTGGCCGACCGCGACTTCCAGCGCCTCTCGTTCATCGCGCCCACGGTGCAGCGTGAGCGGGGCGCGTTCCGCTTCGTCACCGGCGGCCCGGTCATCGGTGCGGGCGGCAATGCCAGCAACGCGACGATCCTCGTGGACGGCGTCGATTTCACCGACCCGGCACTCGGCCTCGCCACCACCAGGTTCAGCCAGGACGCGATTCGCGAGTTCCGCGTGATTGCCAACCGGTTCGATTCGGAGATCGGCGGATCGGCTGGCGGCGCCCTGTCGATCGTCACGCGCTCTGGGACCAACCAGATCTCCGGCAAGCTCTTCGGCTTCTTCCGGGACAAGTCCCTCCGCTCGAAGGGCGAGCTCGAGCAGGCCAAGCCGGCATTCTCCCGCCAGCAGGTCGGCGGCGCCATCGGCGGGCCGCTCGTCAAGGACCGCACGCACTACTTCGGGGCCTTCGAGCAAATCAACGAGGACAACGTCACGCTGTTCCGCCCGCAGGGCAGCTACAAGAGTCTTGCCGCGGATCTCGGTCTGCCCACCAGGCAGTCGCTCGCCTTCCTGCGCGTCGACCACCAGATCTCGAACAGCCAGCGCCTCGCGACCAAGTTCGTGTACGAACGTTATCGGCAGGACAATTTCCGCGTGGGCGGCGTGGCCGACCAGTCGCAGGGCTTGCAGCTCAATCGGGACAACTACAACCTGAACGCCGAACACACGTGGGTGGGTGGTAACAACCGCCTGAATCAGTTCTATGTTCAGGTCGCGAGCCGCAAGTACGTCGAGCCCGCGAACAGCCCCGGCAAGATGGCCGAGTGGTTCTCGAGCGGCAACACGCTGCAGACCGGCGGCAGCATCTACGAGGGTCTGACAGGCGAGGGCACCTACGCGGAGTTCCGCGACACCTTCACGATGCACAAGGACACCAAGACCGGCGCGCACGACATCAAGGTTGGCGGCGGGTGGCAGGTCGTGAAGGATCGCTTCCTGTTCAACTCCTATCCGTTCGGCCTGATGCTGTACCTGACGGATACGCGCGCGCTGCCGCTCGCGTACGTCGGCGGCACCGGGTCGGCCGATTCGAACATCACCACGCATCGTCTGGCCGGGTTCATCCAGGACGACTGGGCTGTGCGTTCGAACGTGAAGGTGAACCTCGGTCTCAGGTACGACCTCGACACCAATGGCAACAACCCTGGCTTCACGCAGCCGACGGCCGGCTTGACCTCGGCGCGCAAGCGTGACGTCAACAACCTGCAGCCGCGCGGATCGTTCACCTGGGACATCGGTGGCACGGGACAGAACGTCATCCGTGGCGGCGGCGGCCTGTTCACCGGCCGCTTCCTGCTGGTGCCGACGCACACCGAGATCCAGCAGAACGGCCTGACGGGCCGCATCACGCAGTCTCGGTACAACGGCGCGCTCTTCGGCCTGCCGGCCTCCCTCTGGCTCAGCCCATCGGATCCGGCGCACACGGGCTGGCCGCAGAAATTCGACATCGCGCTGCTGAGCCAGGACTACGTCGCGCCTCAGTCGGCGCAGATGACGGCGGGCTGGACGAGCCGTCTCGGGAAGACCGGCTTGTTCCTCGACACCGAGTTCGTCTACGTCCACGGATACGACGAGATCGCGCTGACCGACAAGAACTGGCCGGGCAACACGAACTACAGAGGCGTGCGGCTCAATACGAATTACAACCAGATGAACGTCTACACCAACGACGGCCACTCGACGTATCTCGCCTGGGTGGCGAGCGTCAGCGGAACGATCAAGGGTGGACACCTCATCACGGCCTCCTACACGCTGGCGAGCAAGAAGAACATCAGCGACGACTTCTCGCCCGAGTTCCCGACCGGATACCCGAACGATCCGTTCAACCTCGAGGGGGAGTACGGCCGCAGCCGCAGCGACGAGCGCCACCGCCTGGTCATCACGAGCGTTGTCCGCCTGCCCTACGGGATGAGCCTCGCGCCGATCATCGAGTACGGCTCCGGCCAGCCGTGGACCAAACGCCTGGGCTACGACTACAACGGGGACGGGAAGAACTCCGATCGGCCGACGGGCGTCGGCCGGTTCACGATGGTCGGCGATTCGTTCAGCCAGGTGAGCCTGCGCTTCACGAAGGGATTCAAGCTCCCGGGACGGAACAGCGTCGAGTTCATCGCGGAAGCCTTCAACCTGTTCAACACGGTGAACTACAACATCGCGTCGATCGACGGGGCGCTCTACACCAACGGCCCGACGCTGACGAATCCCGCGACGGCGTACGTGACGAACCCGAACCATGGCAAGTACTCGGCGACGCTGCCGAGCCGCGAGATCCAGCTCGGGGTGAGGTGGTCGTTCTGA